From a region of the Salarias fasciatus chromosome 6, fSalaFa1.1, whole genome shotgun sequence genome:
- the LOC115390420 gene encoding LOW QUALITY PROTEIN: lysine-specific demethylase 2A-like (The sequence of the model RefSeq protein was modified relative to this genomic sequence to represent the inferred CDS: inserted 1 base in 1 codon) yields the protein MMDESKPRFSKRLRAGTRRRYHDDGVSDEETDGRRTFDLDEPLSSERFGSARIVRMAGTDFTYEYVQRGGLRDPVLFQRPDGLGLQMPEPDFSVNDVKMFVGSRRMMDVMDVSTQKATEMSMAQWTRYYETPPSQRDKLYNATSLEFSHTKLDRLVRRPATLDLLDWVDTMWPRHLKERQRDSSSSVPDMQYPKVQKYCLMSVEGCYTDFHVDFGGTSVWYHVLRGSKVFWLIPPTPQNLQLYEDWVLSGKQGDVFLGDRASDCQRMELQRGCTFIIPSGWIHAVYTPVDSLVFGGNFLHSFNVPTQLDICSIEDRTRVPGKFRFPFYYEMCWYVLDRYVFSLTGTSYLTPEFQKLSLGIGLKKRPASEASGEQEEEEEEEEEEEEGDSDDDPPAGQIHLTPLELDGLWNLLGKLEVLPSNRKCVPAGIHNAAALVSHVKALLKEHANDVPKLSYTGKPVVRWPRRPSWYRPPPPPTPPPRPKLVPVPVPVPVPAPRPQKPASSMSVLRRRRVRCKRCEACVRPECGECNFCRDMKKFGGPGKLKQTCVLRQCLSPGLPLSAVCEICKEPNQEETGDPSLTLMECSNCAQIVHPACLTVPGDGVVNQDLPSCWECPKCVQGITDPEVGGERADSLPAKRKSSSLLDARMAKIYRRQRHGRDGDDSASEDEDEAHRRKMALHARGGGHASRRGFGASRRSLLRGGSAXRSARAGFGTPGSASVLKLKRGAGPRDGVRRGRGVRLRGGSRMQRRGDDSEDSDEDDEDDEDEDEEEEEDEEDEEEDSEDGEKERQQHRRRRRRRTDEDEDEDEDSEGRAFDPEEEDMDTLEDEEDEDDEAEDGRWDSDPEPPVLLVSDLNDELLSGSYLTVTLQRPQQARRTPGSIVPKLEAAMGPRGAAGGPGPPQALVQRRTGLSRGPRAQAGDGVPRGPGRPRLRGNHGDRGSRPRSASSSEEDEAAAAALSPPSLLSTPSFRDVGNERGGEKEVWVSVFKFLNRNELLVCMTVCKAWYKWSCDKRLWSHVDVSRGGPLRNQALAGIVKRQPVSLDLSWTPVAKRQLNCLLTRLPGLRELRVSGLSWFCLSSMVSPSLPHLRLLDLRWCEGVGDAQIRDMVCPPG from the exons ATGATGGACGAGTCCAAGCCGCGGTTCAGCAAGAGGCTG CGCGCCGGAACCCGCCGCCGTTACCATGACGATGGCGTCTCGGACGAGGAGACGGACGGGCGGAGGACGTTCGACCTGGACGAGCCGCTGAGCAGCGAGCGCTTCGGCTCCGCCCGCATCGTCCGCATGGCGGGGACAG ACTTCACCTATGAGTACGTCCAGAGAGGCGGTCTGAGGGACCCCGTCCTGTTCCAGAGGCCGGACGGACTGGGACTGCA GATGCCGGAGCCGGACTTCAGCGTCAACGACGTCAAGATGTTTGTGG GGAGCAGGCGGATGATGGACGTGATGGACGTGAGCACCCAGAAGGCCACGGAGATGTCCATGGCCCAGTGGACGCGCTACTACGAGACGCCGCCGTCCCAGAGGGACAAGCTCTACAACGCCACCAGTCTGGAGTTCAGCCACACCAAGCTGGACCGCCTGGTCCGCAGGCCGGCCACG ctggacCTCCTGGACTGGGTGGACACCATGTGGCCTCGTCACCtgaaggagagacagagagactccagcagctccgtccCCGACATGCAGTACCCCAAAGTCCAGAA gTACTGCCTGATGAGCGTGGAGGGCTGCTACACCGACTTCCACGTCGACTTTGGGGGAACCTCAGTTTGGTACCACGTCCTGCGGGGCAGCAAG GTGTTCTGGCTGATCCCCCCGACCCCCCAGAACCTGCAGCTGTATGAGGACTGGGTTCTGTCCGGGAAGCAGGGGGACGTCTTCCTGGGGGACCGAGCGTCCGACTGCCAGCGGATGGAGCTGCAGCGGGGCTGCACCTTCATCATCCCCTCAG GCTGGATCCACGCCGTCTACACCCCGGTGGACTCCCTGGTCTTCGGAGGGAACTTCCTGCACAGCTTCAACGTCCCCACGCAGCTGGACATCTGCAGCATCGAGGACAGAACCCGA GTTCCCGGCAAGTTCCGGTTCCCGTTCTACTACGAGATGTGCTGGTACGTGTTGGACCGCTACGTCTTCAGCCTGACCGGGACGTCCTACCTGACGCCCGAGTTCCAGAAGCTCTCGCTGGGGATCG GTCTGAAGAAGCGTCCTGCTTCTGAAGCGTCCGgcgagcaggaggaagaggaggaggaggaagaggaggaggaggaaggggacaGTGACGACGACCCCCCCGCAGGTCAAATCCACCTGACCCCCCTGGAGCTGGACGGCCTGTGGAACCTGCTGGGGAAGCTGGAGGTGCTGCCGTCCAACAGGAAGTGCGTCCCGGCCGGGATCCACAACGCTGCCGCGCTCGTCTCACACGTCAAG GCTCTGCTGAAGGAACACGCCAACGACGTCCCCAAGCTGTCCTACACCGGGAAGCCCGTCGTCCGCTGGCCCCGCAGG CCGTCGTGGTaccggcctcctcctccgcccacTCCACCTCCCCGTCCCAAGCtggtccccgtccccgtccccgtccccgtcccggcCCCGCGGCCCCAGAAGCCCGCCTCCTCCATGTCAGTGCTGCGGCGCCGCAGGGTCAG gtgtAAGCGCTGTGAGGCGTGCGTGAGGCCGGAGTGCGGCGAGTGTAACTTCTGCCGGGACATGAAGAAGTTCGGCGGTCCGGGGAAGCTGAAGCAGACCTGCGTCCTGCGGCAGTGTCTCTCT ccGGGCCTCCcgctgtctgcagtgtgtgagatCTGTAAGGAGccgaaccaggaggagactggagaccCGTCCCTCACACTGATGGAGTGCTCCAACTGCGCACAAATCGTCCATCCTGCCTGTCTgacg GTTCCGGGAGACGGAGTGGTGAACCAAGACCTGCCCAGCTGCTGGGAGTGTCCCAAGTGCGTCCAGGGAATCACCGATCCCGAG GTCGGGGGCGAGCGAGCCGACTCTCTTCCAGCG AAGAGGAAGTCCTCATCTCTGCTGGACGCTCGCATGGCGAAGATCTACCGCCGGCAGCGCCACGGCCGCGACGGAGACGACTCTGCcagcgaggacgaggacgaag CCCACAGGAGGAAGATGGCGCTGCACGCCCGGGGCGGGGGCCACGCCTCCAGGAGGGGCTTCGGGGCCAGTAGGAGGAGCCTGCTGAGAGGAGGCTCCG CCAGGAGCGCCCGGGCGGGCTTCGGGACTCCCGGCTCCGCCTCCGTCCTCAAGCTGAAGCGAGGGGCGGGGCCGAGGGACGGCGTGCGGCGGGGCCGAGGCGTCCGGCTGCGAGGCGGATCCAGGATGCAGCGGCGGGGGGACGACTCCGAGGACTCCGACGAagacgacgaggacgacgaggacgaggacgaggaggaggaggaagacgaggaggacgaggaggaggacagcgagGACGGAGAGAAAGAGCGGCAGCAGCACCGGCGCCGGAGGAGGCGCCGAACGGACGAGGAcgaagacgaggacgaggacagcGAGGGGCGGGCCTTCGAccccgaggaggaggacatggacacactggaggacgaggaggacgaggacgacgaggcGGAGGACGGACGCTGGGACTCGGACCCGGAGCCGCCGGTGCTGCTGGTGTCCGACCTGAACGACGAGCTGCTGAGCGGATCCTACCTGACGGTGACGCTGCAGCGCCCCCAGCAGGCCCGGAGGACGCCCG GTTCCATCGTTCCCAAGCTGGAGGCGGCGATGGGCCCCCGAGGCGCGGCCGGAGGGCCCGGCCCCCCGCAGGCCCTGGTCCAGAGGAGGACCGGTCTGTCCAGAGGTCCCCGGGCCCAGGCGGGGGACGGCGTCCCCAGAGGACCCGGAAG GCCCCGCCTGCGCGGTAACCATGGAGACCGCGGCTCCAGGCCGCGCTCCGCCTCGTCCTCAGAGGAAGACGaagcggcggccgccgccctgtcccccccgtccctGCTGTCCACTCCGTCCTTCAGAGACGTGGGGAACGAGCGGGGGGGCGAGAAGGAGGTCTGGGTCTCCGTCTTCAAGTTCCTGAACCGGAACGAGCTGCTGGTCTGCATGACGGTCTGCAAGGCCTGGTACAAGTG gAGCTGTGACAAGCGTCTGTGGAGCCATGTGGACGTGAGCCGCGGCGGTCCTCTTAGGAACCAGGCCCTGGCCGGCATCGTCAAGCGGCAGCCCGTCTCGCTGGACCTGTCCTGGACTCCCGTGGCCAAGAGACAGCTCAACTGTCTACTCACCAGGCTCCCAG GTCTGAGGGAGCTGCGGGTGTCCGGCCTGTCCTggttctgtctgtcctccatggTGTCCCCCTCGCTGCCCCACCTGCGGCTGCTGGACCTGCGCTGGTGCGAGGGAGTGGGCGACGCCCAGATCAGGGACATGGTCTGTCCCCCCGGGTGA
- the LOC115391117 gene encoding anti-Muellerian hormone type-2 receptor-like: MGGAWQRNQTSNLALCDVLQGFSPPVLRRRTVQCVSEGRETDVDDGVAPGHLLPYELELGATVSLETLVQHVSYMDRRPSVPEHWALLPQGPALAELLTDCWDAEPDARLSAQCVVDRLMSLQSRSSA, translated from the exons ATGGGCGGTGCTTGGCAGAggaatcaaaccagcaacctGGCGCTTTGTGACGTCCTCCAGGGCTTTTCCCCACCGGTGCTGAGACGGAGGACGGTCCAGTGTGTGTCGGAGGGGCGGGAGACGGACGTGGACG ACGGCGTTGCTCCAGGGCACCTGCTGCCCTATGAGCTGGAGCTGGGAGCCACTGTGTCCCTGGAGACTCTGGTCCAGCACGTGTCCTACATGGACAGGAGGCCGTCGGTCCCGGAGCACTGGGCTCTGCTGCCACAG GGTCCGGCGCTGGCGGAGCTGCTGACGGACTGCTGGGACGCCGAGCCAGACGCCCGGCTGTCCGCTCAGTGCGTGGTGGACCGGCTGATGTCCCTCCAGTCCCGGAGCTCCGCATGA
- the LOC115390470 gene encoding syntaxin-3-like → MKDRLAQLKEKSDSGGDDVVVPVESEAFMDDFFAQIEDIRSSIDKIDESVTEIKKLYSTILSAPTSEQKTQDDLEALTNEIKKSANNARNKLKSIERQLESNTDERASADLRIRKSQHAILAKKFVEVMTKYNEAQVDFRDKSKGRIARQLEITGKATTDEELEEMLEGGNSAVFTAGIMDSKINQQALNEIEARHKDIMRLESSIKELHDMFVDIAMLVENQGGMIDRIESNMDQSVGFVERAVADTKKAAKYQQEARRKQMMIFCCCVILALVLGSFVYSFIK, encoded by the exons AAGAGCGACTCTGGAGGCGACGACGTGGTGGTTCCTGTGGAAAGTGAAGCTTTTATGGATGATTTCTTTGCTCAG ATCGAGGACATCCGCAGCAGCATTGACAAGATCGACGAGAGCGTGACGGAGATCAAGAAGCTGTACTCCACCATCCTGTCGGCCCCCACCTCCGAGCAGA AGACACAGGACGACCTGGAGGCTCTCACCAACGAGATCAAGAAGTCGGCCAACAATGCCCGAAACAAGCTGAAGA gtatCGAGCGTCAGCTGGAGTCCAACACAGATGAGAGAGCCTCGGCCGACCTCAGGATACGGAAGTCCCAG CACGCCATCCTGGCCAAGAAGTTCGTGGAGGTGATGACGAAGTACAACGAGGCCCAGGTGGACTTCCGGGACAAGAGCAAGGGCCGCATCGCCCGCCAGCTGGAGATCA CGGGGAAAGCCACGACggacgaggagctggaggagatgctgGAGGGAGGGAACTCCGCCGTCTTCACTGCCGGG ATCATGGACTCTAAGATCAACCAGCAGGCCCTGAATGAGATCGAGGCTCGCCACAAAGACATCATGCGTCTGGAGAGCAGCATCAAGGAGCTGCACGACATGTTCGTGGACATCGCCATGCTGGTGGAGAACCAG GGCGGGATGATCGACCGGATCGAGAGCAACATGGACCAATCGGTGGGCTTCGTGGAGCGAGCTGTGGCCGACACCAAGAAGGCTGCCAAGTACCAGCAGGAGGCGCGCAGG aaacaaatgatgatcttctgctgctgcgtcATCCTGGCGCTCGTCCTCGGCTCCTTCGTCTACAGTTTCATCAAATGA